The Bacillus carboniphilus genome contains a region encoding:
- the typA gene encoding translational GTPase TypA, whose translation MKLREDIKNIAIIAHVDHGKTTLVDQLLHQSGTFRDNEQVAERAMDSNDLERERGITILAKNTAVQYKDTRINILDTPGHADFGGEVERIMKMVDGVLLVVDAYEGCMPQTRFVLKKALEQQLTPIVVVNKIDKPSARPEEVIDEVLELFIELDANEDQLEFPVVYASAINGTASIDADKQDENMEALFKSIVENMPSPVDNREEPLQFQVALLDYNDYVGRIGIGRVFRGTMKVGQQVSLMKLDGTAKNFRVTKMFGFQGLKKVEINEAHAGDLIAVSGMEDINVGETVCPVEHQEALPVLRIDEPTLQMTFVVNNSPFAGREGKFVTARKIEERLQQQLQTDVSLRVDPTDSPDAWIVSGRGELHLSILIENMRREGFELQVSKPEVIIREVDGVKCEPFERVQIDVPEENVGSVIESLGSRKGEMLDMINNGNGQVRLIFSVPSRGLIGYSTEFMSITRGYGIINHTFDSYQPLQQGQIGGRRQGVLVSMENGKSSAYGIQAVEDRGTIFVEPGTEVYAGMIVGEHTRENDLVVNIVKTKQQTNIRSATKDQTVGIKRPRIMSLEEALEYLNDDEYCEVTPESIRLRKKILDKNEREKQAKKKKLAGM comes from the coding sequence GTGAAGTTAAGAGAAGATATTAAAAATATTGCGATTATAGCTCACGTTGACCATGGAAAAACGACGTTAGTGGATCAATTGCTTCATCAATCAGGAACGTTTAGAGATAACGAACAAGTAGCTGAACGAGCAATGGATTCAAATGATTTAGAGCGTGAACGTGGGATTACGATATTAGCGAAAAATACCGCTGTGCAATACAAAGACACGCGCATCAATATATTAGACACACCAGGACACGCTGATTTCGGCGGTGAAGTGGAACGTATTATGAAAATGGTCGATGGTGTTTTATTAGTTGTCGATGCTTATGAAGGCTGTATGCCACAAACGCGTTTTGTATTGAAAAAAGCGTTAGAGCAACAATTAACACCGATTGTTGTAGTGAATAAGATTGATAAACCATCTGCACGTCCAGAAGAAGTCATTGATGAAGTGTTAGAGCTTTTCATTGAACTTGATGCAAATGAAGATCAGCTTGAGTTCCCAGTTGTCTATGCATCCGCAATTAATGGGACAGCAAGTATTGATGCTGACAAGCAAGATGAGAATATGGAAGCTTTATTTAAATCGATCGTTGAAAACATGCCATCTCCAGTTGATAATCGTGAAGAGCCACTTCAATTCCAAGTAGCTTTACTTGATTATAACGACTACGTAGGTAGAATTGGGATTGGCCGTGTATTTAGAGGAACAATGAAAGTAGGACAGCAAGTTTCCTTAATGAAGTTGGATGGAACAGCAAAAAATTTCCGTGTAACCAAAATGTTTGGTTTTCAAGGACTGAAAAAAGTAGAAATTAATGAAGCACATGCGGGAGACTTAATTGCTGTATCTGGTATGGAAGATATTAATGTAGGAGAAACGGTCTGTCCTGTAGAGCATCAAGAAGCACTTCCAGTACTTCGCATTGATGAGCCAACATTACAAATGACGTTCGTTGTTAATAACAGTCCATTTGCCGGAAGAGAAGGAAAATTCGTAACTGCTCGCAAAATTGAAGAGCGTCTTCAGCAGCAATTGCAAACAGATGTTAGTTTGCGTGTAGACCCTACTGATTCACCAGACGCTTGGATTGTATCAGGTCGCGGTGAATTACATTTATCAATCCTTATTGAAAATATGCGTCGTGAAGGATTTGAATTGCAAGTATCAAAACCTGAAGTCATCATTCGTGAAGTGGACGGAGTTAAATGTGAACCATTTGAGCGAGTGCAAATAGATGTTCCAGAAGAAAATGTAGGATCTGTCATCGAGTCTTTAGGATCACGAAAAGGTGAAATGTTAGATATGATTAATAATGGGAACGGTCAAGTGCGCTTAATTTTTAGTGTACCATCTCGAGGACTTATTGGTTATTCCACTGAGTTTATGTCTATTACAAGAGGATATGGAATCATTAATCATACATTTGACAGTTATCAACCTCTTCAGCAAGGTCAAATTGGAGGAAGAAGACAAGGGGTTCTTGTTTCAATGGAAAATGGAAAATCATCTGCCTATGGTATTCAAGCAGTTGAAGATCGCGGAACGATTTTTGTTGAACCAGGTACAGAAGTGTATGCAGGGATGATTGTTGGAGAGCATACTCGGGAAAATGATCTTGTCGTTAATATTGTTAAAACAAAACAACAAACAAATATTCGTTCAGCTACTAAGGATCAAACAGTGGGCATTAAACGTCCAAGAATTATGTCTTTAGAAGAAGCACTAGAATATTTGAATGATGATGAATATTGCGAAGTAACACCAGAGTCGATTCGTTTAAGAAAGAAAATTTTAGATAAAAACGAGCGTGAAAAACAAGCGAAGAAGAAAAAACTAGCTGGAATGTAA
- a CDS encoding DUF5325 family protein, with product MKKINGLLLFLAFLGATFMVATGIAVGEGSVLGVIASIIGIIVVFGSGFTYKKKLREQGRL from the coding sequence ATGAAAAAAATCAATGGATTATTATTATTTTTAGCATTTTTAGGAGCAACATTTATGGTTGCTACTGGAATCGCCGTTGGTGAAGGTAGTGTTTTAGGGGTTATTGCCTCCATTATTGGAATAATCGTTGTATTTGGAAGTGGATTTACATACAAGAAAAAACTTAGAGAACAAGGGAGGTTGTGA
- a CDS encoding YlaH-like family protein, which produces MSTNVSQRLSFFSSLYRVDEQPELGMWYLYFTILVLSIIVFKLGFAKRLPILKAAVIYLFLALGCTVLTFLGIFLPVAEGLVVAALILIIYKIRLYLSKRGDQESGA; this is translated from the coding sequence GTGAGTACAAATGTTTCTCAAAGGTTATCATTTTTTTCTAGTTTGTATAGAGTTGATGAACAACCTGAATTGGGTATGTGGTATTTATACTTTACCATATTGGTTTTATCGATTATCGTTTTTAAACTAGGATTTGCAAAAAGGTTACCTATATTAAAAGCGGCCGTTATTTATCTTTTTCTTGCGTTAGGATGCACGGTTTTAACCTTTTTAGGGATCTTTTTACCAGTTGCAGAAGGATTAGTAGTGGCAGCGTTAATACTTATTATTTATAAAATTCGTCTTTATTTATCAAAGAGAGGGGACCAAGAGAGCGG
- a CDS encoding sigma-70 family RNA polymerase sigma factor, whose protein sequence is MNDHIDEKFLREVMTDHGTSLLKLVYSYVKNWTSAEDIVQETFITFSQKYHQFKGNSSLKTWLYQIAINKAKDYLRSPKNRLLW, encoded by the coding sequence TTGAATGATCACATTGATGAAAAATTCTTACGGGAAGTGATGACAGATCATGGAACGTCATTATTAAAATTAGTCTATTCATATGTGAAAAATTGGACTTCAGCAGAAGATATTGTTCAAGAAACGTTTATTACTTTTTCGCAAAAATATCATCAGTTTAAGGGGAATTCTTCATTAAAAACGTGGCTTTATCAGATTGCTATTAATAAAGCTAAAGATTATCTTCGTAGTCCTAAAAATAGACTACTATGGTAA